In Humulus lupulus chromosome 6, drHumLupu1.1, whole genome shotgun sequence, a single genomic region encodes these proteins:
- the LOC133782874 gene encoding uncharacterized protein LOC133782874 produces MGTAVLHSHDCLGGRFRDESLTMTASQFRSLRNPNPSRNTFQSRRRKRSPQSSSRDHDRTRSKDEAMVEKSPAINLVMGQVTILKRGDSLSLTAGKNDRSHGAVVSVEKRKPRVAKVVDDVDLGLGSTNRLGPDPEMVMKQVRVSNCKVIDDFYAGSGAAFTSPPPSSLPLPGFLGKNEAATCDLRRLLHLDFD; encoded by the coding sequence atgGGCAcggcggttcttcattcccacgATTGCCTCGGGGGCCGATTCCGTGACGAATCTCTAACGATGACCGCCTCGCAGTTCAGATCCCTCCGTAACCCTAACCCTAGCCGTAACACTTTTCAGTCTCGCCGCCGTAAGCGGAGTCCTCAGTCGTCTTCACGTGATCACGATCGTACTCGGTCGAAAGATGAAGCCATGGTGGAGAAATCTCCTGCGATTAATCTGGTTATGGGTCAAGTCACGATTTTGAAGCGAGGCGACTCGTTGAGTTTGACTGCGGGGAAGAACGATCGGAGCCATGGCGCTGTTGTCTCCGTCGAGAAAAGGAAACCGAGGGTGGCTAAGGTTGTTGATGACGTTGATTTGGGCCTTGGATCGACGAATCGGTTAGGTCCTGACCCCGAAATGGTGATGAAGCAGGTTAGGGTTTCGAATTGCAAAGTTATCGATGATTTTTATGCGGGATCGGGTGCCGCGTTCACATCGCCACCGCCTAGTTCTCTGCCGCTACCTGGATTTTTAGGAAAGAATGAAGCGGCGACCTGTGATTTGCGAAGGCTGTTGCATCTCGATTTTGATTGA